One window of the Rubinisphaera margarita genome contains the following:
- a CDS encoding Dabb family protein, which yields MAQGDPAPKKAESSQADSKRLYRHVVLFKFKEEAKQEQIDDIVEAFGSLQNEIDTIIGYEHGTDVSPEKLSKGFTHCFMVTFKSKADLDAYLPHPAHQAFTVKLKPILADVLVVDYWTHE from the coding sequence ATGGCTCAGGGAGATCCCGCCCCGAAGAAGGCCGAGTCCTCTCAGGCGGATTCGAAAAGGTTGTACCGGCACGTGGTTCTCTTCAAGTTCAAGGAAGAGGCGAAGCAGGAACAGATCGACGACATCGTGGAAGCGTTCGGCTCTCTGCAGAACGAGATCGATACGATCATCGGCTACGAACACGGCACCGACGTCAGCCCGGAAAAACTCTCCAAGGGCTTCACGCACTGCTTTATGGTCACCTTTAAAAGCAAGGCCGACCTCGACGCCTATCTGCCGCACCCCGCACACCAGGCCTTCACGGTGAAACTGAAACCGATCCTGGCGGACGTCCTGGTCGTCGACTACTGGACCCACGAGTAG
- a CDS encoding DUF6263 family protein, with translation MPGQTSNWFYILCAACLITGFNLNAFAGEEAEKEPSTAAKETAADETDQPTYRLTYQFEKGEFVKYQVHDRSVYTTRKNEIAETVRNESQQWRHYRVVSVDENNEATLELMIDRVRMMAQFDESNPTLFDSANPDLQPAKMQSIMDSINVPLCRMRVNDRGELVHVQGLQANTDTKNDPAINFLVVFPDREIAVGDTWNQSLEVEVPVTDSLKEKVKLIRKYTLKGVEGDVATLQVSTALATLMRDPAVQTRLMQMTPSGTIAFDMKRGVMLSREQNVNDQVVGAFGTGTLVRAQNHRVEKLIEQQNPVAEADKVSQK, from the coding sequence ATGCCCGGGCAGACATCCAACTGGTTTTACATTCTTTGCGCAGCTTGCCTGATTACCGGCTTCAATCTGAACGCTTTCGCTGGCGAAGAAGCCGAAAAAGAACCGTCGACCGCGGCCAAAGAAACTGCAGCAGACGAAACCGATCAGCCGACCTACCGGCTGACGTACCAGTTCGAGAAGGGCGAGTTCGTCAAATATCAGGTGCACGACCGTTCGGTTTACACGACCCGCAAGAACGAAATTGCCGAGACGGTTCGCAATGAATCCCAGCAATGGCGTCACTACCGGGTCGTCAGCGTCGATGAGAACAACGAGGCGACGCTCGAGCTGATGATCGACCGGGTCCGGATGATGGCCCAGTTCGACGAGTCGAATCCAACGCTTTTCGACAGCGCCAATCCCGATCTGCAGCCGGCGAAGATGCAGTCAATCATGGATTCGATCAACGTCCCGCTCTGTCGGATGCGAGTGAATGATCGTGGCGAACTGGTTCACGTTCAGGGCCTGCAGGCTAATACCGACACCAAGAACGATCCTGCCATTAACTTTCTGGTCGTCTTTCCCGACCGCGAAATCGCAGTTGGGGACACCTGGAATCAGAGTCTCGAAGTCGAAGTCCCGGTCACCGACAGCCTGAAAGAGAAGGTCAAGCTGATTCGCAAGTACACGCTGAAAGGCGTGGAAGGTGATGTGGCGACTCTGCAGGTATCGACCGCCCTGGCGACGCTGATGCGGGATCCGGCGGTCCAGACTCGACTGATGCAGATGACCCCCTCAGGCACGATCGCCTTTGATATGAAGCGCGGCGTGATGCTGTCTCGAGAGCAGAACGTAAACGACCAGGTCGTCGGTGCGTTCGGAACCGGTACGCTCGTGAGAGCCCAGAACCATCGGGTCGAGAAGTTGATCGAACAGCAGAATCCGGTCGCGGAAGCCGACAAGGTCTCGCAGAAATAA
- the fliS gene encoding flagellar export chaperone FliS — protein MYEDAYLETQVLTAPGPRLHLMVVEGALRSARQAQAALEQKEFENSHQLLSRSREFVSELIAGLNPEVAPEMVGTLKRLFAYIYRALALADIDHESGHIAEAIRLLESHRDTWLELLEQLPKEMLQSTDPETNWEG, from the coding sequence ATGTATGAAGACGCCTACCTCGAGACTCAGGTGCTCACCGCACCGGGACCGCGGCTGCATCTGATGGTGGTCGAAGGCGCCTTGCGCAGTGCGCGACAGGCTCAGGCCGCCCTCGAACAGAAAGAGTTCGAGAACTCCCACCAGTTGCTCAGCCGCTCGCGGGAGTTTGTCTCCGAATTGATCGCCGGTCTCAATCCCGAGGTCGCACCGGAAATGGTCGGCACATTGAAGCGGCTCTTCGCTTACATCTACCGGGCGCTGGCTCTGGCCGATATCGATCACGAATCAGGTCACATCGCCGAAGCGATCCGCCTGCTGGAGAGCCACCGGGACACGTGGCTGGAACTCCTGGAACAACTCCCCAAAGAAATGCTCCAGAGCACCGATCCGGAAACCAATTGGGAAGGCTGA
- the hpt gene encoding hypoxanthine phosphoribosyltransferase has protein sequence MADPQLTVMIPAEVIQGRVRELALEVSEQFQGGPITLLGVMTGSLMFLTDFMRALEVPHQVGVIQASSYCGESTTSGKLTVNIDFLPSLTGRNVLLIDDILDTGQTLQRLVEEIETLDPASLNTAVLLWKQCRTTYAVEPNYYGFKIDDHFVVGYGLDYNDDYRHLADICELRLQ, from the coding sequence ATGGCTGATCCGCAATTGACCGTCATGATTCCCGCTGAGGTCATCCAGGGCCGGGTCCGCGAACTGGCGCTCGAAGTCTCCGAACAGTTCCAGGGCGGGCCAATCACGCTGCTCGGCGTGATGACCGGAAGTCTGATGTTCCTCACCGACTTCATGCGCGCTCTGGAAGTCCCCCATCAGGTCGGCGTCATTCAGGCCTCCAGTTACTGCGGCGAGTCGACCACCTCGGGCAAGCTCACCGTCAATATCGACTTCCTTCCCTCGCTGACGGGCCGGAACGTGCTGCTGATCGACGATATTCTGGACACGGGACAAACCCTGCAGCGGCTGGTCGAAGAGATCGAGACACTCGACCCCGCTTCGCTCAATACCGCCGTCCTGCTCTGGAAGCAGTGCCGAACGACGTATGCGGTCGAGCCGAATTACTATGGGTTCAAGATCGACGATCACTTCGTCGTCGGCTACGGGCTCGACTACAACGACGACTACCGCCATCTCGCCGACATCTGCGAGCTTCGTCTGCAGTAG
- a CDS encoding DNA integrity scanning protein DisA nucleotide-binding domain protein → MTDKRAEISTHVGSLLMAAKLLTDQLELDAVLIMAESAYDFKAIQRTFKDTRLIVASDKQDIQDAVKADDIDLIELLQEPGTRQNQLGQALLEGIADELISSGDTVVTLYAGYDRDDVDTISVIPLGEQLSRLTSRDLQRLETQVPLETLRLVVDLACEIGREGREGKSVGTLFVVGNHRKVMQMSHEQVHDPFRGYSRKDCKLRNPRVRESVKELAQIDGAFVIGSDGTVVAAGRILDAPAEGLTLSKGLGSRHWAAAAISKATKGIAIAVSESTGTVRLFQDGVVVLRIEPMDRAMKWREDILEPPASAND, encoded by the coding sequence GTGACCGACAAGCGCGCCGAGATTTCGACCCACGTTGGCAGCCTCCTCATGGCGGCGAAGCTGCTGACCGATCAGCTCGAACTCGATGCCGTGCTCATCATGGCCGAATCCGCTTACGACTTCAAAGCGATCCAGCGGACCTTCAAAGACACCCGGCTGATTGTCGCTTCCGATAAGCAGGACATTCAGGACGCTGTCAAAGCGGACGATATCGACCTGATTGAACTTCTCCAGGAACCGGGCACCCGGCAGAACCAGCTTGGCCAGGCGCTGCTTGAGGGGATTGCCGATGAACTGATCAGTTCCGGCGATACTGTTGTCACGCTTTATGCCGGCTACGACCGCGACGACGTCGACACCATCAGTGTGATTCCACTTGGCGAGCAACTCTCGAGACTCACATCCCGCGATCTGCAGCGACTCGAAACTCAGGTTCCGCTTGAAACACTGCGGCTCGTCGTCGATCTGGCCTGTGAAATCGGCCGCGAAGGACGGGAAGGCAAATCGGTCGGAACCCTCTTCGTGGTCGGCAATCACCGCAAAGTGATGCAGATGTCTCACGAACAGGTTCACGATCCGTTTCGGGGGTACAGTCGGAAAGATTGCAAGCTTCGCAATCCCCGAGTTCGGGAGAGCGTGAAGGAACTGGCGCAGATCGATGGAGCGTTTGTCATCGGTTCCGACGGCACGGTTGTCGCGGCCGGTCGCATTCTCGATGCTCCGGCTGAAGGACTGACTCTTTCCAAAGGGCTTGGCTCTCGACACTGGGCCGCGGCGGCGATTTCGAAAGCGACAAAGGGCATTGCGATCGCGGTCTCGGAATCGACCGGAACCGTGCGACTGTTTCAGGACGGGGTGGTCGTCCTGCGGATCGAGCCGATGGATCGGGCCATGAAATGGCGGGAAGATATCCTCGAACCGCCGGCGAGCGCCAACGACTAA